From one Musa acuminata AAA Group cultivar baxijiao chromosome BXJ2-6, Cavendish_Baxijiao_AAA, whole genome shotgun sequence genomic stretch:
- the LOC135615110 gene encoding glycolate oxidase 1-like gives MSMEITNVCEYEEIAKQKLPKMIYDYYASGAEDQWTLKENRNAFSRILFRPRILIDVSNIDMTTTVLGFNISMPIMIAPTAMQKMAHPEGEYATARAASAANTIMTLSSWATSSVEEVASTGPGVRFFQLYVYKDRDVVRQLVKRAERAGFKAIVLTVDTPRLGRREADIKNRFTLPPFLTLKNFEDLDLGKMERTNDSGLASYVASQVDRSLSWKDVKWLQTITSLPIIVKGVMTAEDTRLAIQAGVAGIVVSNHGARQLDYVPATINCLEEVVKAARGQVPVFLDGGIRRGTDVFKALALGASGVFIGRPVVFALAADGEAGVRKVLQMLRDELELTMALSGCTSLKEITRNHIVTGTEMPPTLSRL, from the exons ATGAGCATGGAGATCACCAATGTTTGTGAGTACGAGGAGATTGCGAAGCAGAAACTGCCGAAGATGATCTATGATTACTATGCCTCGGGAGCAGAGGACCAGTGGACACTCAAGGAGAATAGAAATGCCTTCTCAAGGATTCT GTTTCGACCTCGTATTCTGATCGATGTGTCCAATATCGATATGACCACTACAGTCTTGGGTTTCAATATATCAATGCCAATCATGATTGCCCCCACAGCTATGCAGAAGATGGCTCATCCGGAAG GGGAGTATGCAACAGCGAGGGCAGCATCAGCAGCCAACACTATCATG ACACTGTCATCATGGGCTACTTCCAGTGTTGAAGAGGTTGCTTCAACAGGACCAGGAGTTCGCTTCTTCCAGCTTTAT GTCTACAAGGACAGGGATGTCGTTAGACAGCTTGTTAAAAGAGCTGAAAGGGCTGGCTTCAAGGCTATTGTGCTCACAGTAGATACACCAAGGCTTGGACGGAGGGAAGCGGACATCAAGAACAG ATTCACTTTGCCTCCCTTTCTGACACTCAAAAACTTCGAGGATCTGGACCTTGGAAAGATGGAAAGG ACAAATGACTCTGGTCTAGCATCTTATGTTGCCAGCCAAGTTGACCGTTCCCTATCCTGGAAG GATGTCAAGTGGCTGCAGACAATTACTTCATTGCCAATCATAGTGAAAGGAGTCATGACTGCAGAGGACA CTAGGCTGGCCATTCAGGCTGGTGTGGCTGGTATTGTTGTGTCTAATCATGGAGCTCGCCAGCTTGATTATGTTCCGGCAACTATTAATTGTTTGGAAGAG GTTGTCAAAGCAGCACGGGGTCAAGTTCCGGTGTTCTTGGACGGTGGGATTCGTCGTGGCACAGATGTGTTCAAGGCATTAGCGTTGGGAGCCTCTGGAGTATTT ATTGGAAGGCCAGTAGTCTTTGCACTGGCAGCAGATGGGGAGGCTGGTGTGAGGAAGGTGCTTCAAATGCTTCGAGATGAGCTTGAGCTCACCATGGCACTGAGTGGATGTACCTCTCTTAAAGAAATCACTCGGAATCACATAGTTACTGGGACTGAGATGCCCCCAACCCTATCTAGGTTATAG